A genomic segment from Eremothecium gossypii ATCC 10895 chromosome III, complete sequence encodes:
- the SNX4 gene encoding Snx4p (Syntenic homolog of Saccharomyces cerevisiae YJL036W (SNX4)): protein MSEIKLGDQWFIIVSDPQKQRGDKSSSGSYVTYQISSKPATEGDKRSGEDDITVVHRRYSDFVLLYQILANDYPACIVPPLPDKKVLNYLDRFSQSFTQKRCHSLQNFLQRLAQHPVLSQSKILHTFLVSSDWDAYQKSLAETVGNLSNKEELTETIMNAFKSVHSQSDEFVEIKEKSGKLDHNVSKIDKLFHRVVKKQEAIAEDYGKLGLSLRELQELVTTGDDRNSEVGNLGTKIKTFNEGMAQLSYSLRDLSRYIDYEYIIDLRDMEDYIDSMKQLIKLKDQKQIDYEELSDYLTRSINEKNNLISGYGSGSNFFKSKLEEFTGINQEAARREKISKLESKVQALTTEVENAKKVADAFEKEALKEVEIFEQIKTRELKRSLTTLADHHIEFYQKMVNTWSKIEESL from the coding sequence ATGTCTGAGATTAAGCTTGGAGACCAATGGTTCATCATCGTGTCTGACCCGCAGAAGCAACGAGGGGACAAGAGCTCTTCTGGGTCGTACGTAACATACCAAATATCGTCGAAGCCTGCGACGGAGGGCGATAAGCGCAGCGGCGAGGACGACATAACGGTAGTGCACCGGCGCTACAGCGACTTTGTGCTTCTGTACCAGATTCTGGCAAATGACTACCCTGCATGTATCGTGCCACCGCTACCGGACAAAAAAGTGCTCAACTACCTGGACCGGTTCAGCCAGTCGTTCACGCAGAAGCGGTGCCACAGCCTGCAGAACTTCCTGCagcggctggcgcagcacCCTGTGCTGTCGCAGTCGAAGATCCTGCATACGTTTCTGGTCAGCTCCGACTGGGATGCGTACCAAAAGAGCCTTGCGGAGACGGTCGGCAACCTGAGCAACAAGGAGGAGCTGACGGAGACGATCATGAACGCATTCAAGTCCGTGCACAGCCAGAGCGACGAGTTTGTGGAGATCAAGGAGAAGAGCGGCAAGCTGGACCACAACGTGTCGAAGATCGACAAGCTGTTCCACCGGGTGGTGAAGAAACAGGAGGCCATCGCTGAGGACTACGGCAAGCTGGGGCTGAGTCTGCGCGAGCTACAGGAGCTGGTCACGACCGGCGACGACAGGAACAGCGAGGTGGGGAATCTGGGGACGAAAATCAAGACGTTCAACGAGGGGATGGCGCAGCTGTCATACAGCCTGCGCGACCTGAGTCGCTACATCGACTACGAATACATCATCGACTTGCGAGACATGGAGGACTACATCGACTCGATGAAACAGCTGATCAAGCTGAAGGACCAGAAACAGATCGACTACGAAGAGCTCAGCGACTACCTCACGCGATCGATCAACGAGAAGAACAACCTTATTTCGGGGTATGGGTCCGGAAGCAACTTCTTTAAGAGCAAGCTCGAGGAGTTCACGGGGATCAACCAGGAGGCCGCTAGGAGGGAAAAGATTTCCAAGCTGGAGTCGAAGGTCCAGGCGCTGACGACAGAGGTTGAGAACGCCAAGAAGGTGGCCGACGCCTTCGAAAAGGAGGCGCTCAAGGAGGTGGAGATCTTCGAGCAAATAAAAACACGCGAGCTGAAGCGCTCCCTCACCACGTTGGCCGACCACCACATCGAGTTCTACCAGAAGATGGTCAATACATGGTCCAAGATAGAAGAGAGCCTGTAG
- the TAD2 gene encoding tRNA(adenine34) deaminase (Syntenic homolog of Saccharomyces cerevisiae YJL035C (TAD2)): MGSMTQHMRTAIRLARYALDHGETPVACVFVHTPSDQIIAYGMNDTNRSLTGIAHAEFGAIAQVQELFGEQDASIFKEVTVYVTVEPCVMCASALKQLGIGRVIFGCGNERFGGNGSILAVQRDTSTAPQNRHLAIPGVLRREAIMLLRYFYVRENERAPKPRAKAARKLDRETFPPLQWSQYLSEAEFVGVFGADLVSRFHADADVHADVDWALIDGDHDNIIEELETQRRAFHLHQHKKLKPS, encoded by the coding sequence ATGGGCTCGATGACACAACATATGCGCACGGCCATCAGGCTGGCCCGTTATGCACTGGACCACGGCGAAACGCCCGTTGCATGTGTCTTCGTGCACACGCCCAGCGATCAGATCATCGCTTATGGTATGAACGACACCAATCGGTCGCTGACTGGCATCGCACACGCCGAATTTGGTGCGATTGCGCAGGTGCAAGAGCTCTTTGGCGAGCAGGACGCATCGATTTTCAAGGAGGTGACGGTGTACGTGACCGTCGAGCCCTGCGTGATGTGCGCCTCGGCGCTGAAGCAGCTGGGCATCGGGCGCGTGATATTCGGCTGCGGAAACGAGCGTTTCGGGGGGAATGGCTCGATCCTGGCGGTGCAGCGCGACACCAGCACCGCGCCGCAGAACCGGCACCTTGCCATTCCTGGCGTTCTGCGGCGGGAGGCCATCATGCTGTTGCGCTACTTCTACGTGCGGGAGAACGAAAGAGCGCCCAAGCCGCGCGCCAAGGCCGCGCGCAAGCTGGACAGGGAGACGTTCCCGCCGCTTCAGTGGTCGCAGTATCTGAGCGAAGCCGAGTTCGTGGGCGTCTTCGGCGCAGACCTGGTTTCCCGCTTCCACGCCGATGCGGACGTCCACGCTGACGTGGACTGGGCGCTGATAGACGGCGACCACGACAACATCATCGAAGAGCTGGAAACGCAGCGGCGTGCGTTCCACCTACATCAACATAAGAAATTGAAACCTAGCTAA
- the FSH1 gene encoding putative serine hydrolase (Syntenic homolog of Saccharomyces cerevisiae YHR049W (FSH1)): protein MARLLFLHGFLQNGRVFSEKSSGLRKLLKKAGVQCDYIDGPVELQPADLPFSVEAERWSATVDAGMNRAWFHHTDVSADLNVADALETVAAHIRAHGPYDGVVGFSQGAALAAILTNRLCDLVPGHPPLKVGLFVSGYSFTEPDPVAPQALRIAARHQQAFAPPPGQPTQVLFLYGAADAAVPAARSKYLQDIYVKAYGEDQVKGFEHPGGHMVPNKKEIIRPIVDEIAKALGLP, encoded by the coding sequence ATGGCTCGGTTGCTCTTCTTGCATGGGTTTCTGCAGAACGGGCGCGTCTTCAGCGAGAAGTCGTCCGGACTTCGTAAGCTACTCAAGAAGGCCGGAGTGCAGTGTGACTACATAGATGGGCCGGTCGAGCTGCAGCCCGCGGACCTGCCGTTCTCGGTCGAGGCCGAGCGGTGGAGCGCCACGGTGGACGCCGGCATGAACCGGGCGTGGTTCCACCACACGGACGTGTCGGCAGACCTGAACGTCGCGGACGCGCTGGAGACGGTCGCCGCGCACATCCGCGCCCACGGGCCGTACGACGGTGTGGTCGGCTTCTCGcagggcgcggcgctggcaGCGATCCTCACCAACCGGCTGTGCGACCTGGTGCCCGGGCACCCGCCGCTGAAGGTCGGGCTCTTTGTGTCGGGCTACTCCTTCACCGAGCCCGATCCCGtggcgccgcaggcgctgcGCATCGCGGCCCGCCACCAGCAGGCCTTCGCACCGCCGCCCGGCCAGCCCACGCAGGTGCTTTTCCTGTACGGTGCTGCGGACGCCGCGGTGCCGGCGGCTAGATCGAAATACTTGCAGGACATCTACGTGAAGGCCTATGGCGAGGACCAGGTAAAGGGTTTTGAGCACCCTGGAGGCCATATGGTCCCCAACAAGAAGGAGATCATTCGGCCGATTGTTGACGAGATCGCAAAGGCCCTGGGGCTGCCATGA
- a CDS encoding uncharacterized protein (Non-syntenic homolog of Saccharomyces cerevisiae YML083C): protein MTIQKHCLGLALRRRGRPQVTRCQVPSVRYPRIMDRLTSTNLASKVGVPMAVDAENQLVAQRLVGGGTPESGDIYKVSKPAHATTRIGAIGMSESMRGGGGDSKRKTLRYVLEKQGNGPSFEAQLLLERIPDSLPPCEEFQQRLRECQDGTLLLNLATTFYQPLEDVATVKALFRFRDYFFHHQGWYSLTFNQFVRVYPVISCLMVKSKGQREKVKCPKAFVSESRCRMDTSHRSRSQRTRSKKPRLECDCKVNYRIEIDMTERMVTMLVKGLHTHPIENVLAFKTSFFLVNILDDLCKKGHKNVNQIQDIMKQRLEPYDWDNIGFTQMLATRSHFTNRIAKFHPPNGLARGFEPGTIVITHFEADKPSDERTEHDLPELVLQHGDGMLQQQLGRADPMVDTQLENEAPEEMEQLQDAIIFSLTKIGEAARNHKRNGDLQWIRKAAKKLTSIAKELDLDSSSDLLKE, encoded by the coding sequence ATGACCATACAGAAGCACTGCCTCGGCTTGGCATTACGACGCCGTGGAAGACCCCAAGTCACTCGCTGTCAAGTACCGTCGGTGAGGTACCCTAGGATCATGGACCGTCTGACATCTACAAACCTGGCTTCCAAGGTTGGTGTTCCGATGGCGGTAGACGCAGAAAACCAGCTCGTGGCCCAAAGGCTAGTGGGCGGAGGCACGCCAGAAAGCGGAGACATATACAAGGTAAGCAAGCCGGCACATGCAACGACGCGCATAGGGGCTATTGGGATGTCGGAGAGCATGCGCGGTGGCGGAGGCGACAGCAAGCGGAAAACGCTTCGATACGTGCTGGAAAAACAGGGAAACGGGCCGTCGTTCGAGGCACAACTGTTGCTAGAGCGGATACCTGACAGTTTGCCGCCGTGCGAAGAGTTCCAGCAGCGACTGCGAGAGTGCCAGGACGGCACGCTCCTGCTGAATTTGGCTACGACGTTCTACCAGCCCCTAGAGGATGTGGCGACGGTGAAGGCGCTGTTCCGCTTCCGGGACTACTTCTTCCACCACCAGGGCTGGTACAGCCTGACGTTCAACCAGTTCGTGCGCGTATACCCGGTGATATCGTGCCTGATGGTGAAGTCCAAGGGCCAGCGGGAGAAGGTCAAGTGCCCGAAGGCCTTTGTGTCCGAGTCGCGCTGCAGAATGGACACTTCCCATCGCTCGCGCAGCCAGCGGACACGCTCCAAGAAGCCGCGGCTGGAGTGCGACTGCAAGGTGAACTACCGGATCGAGATCGACATGACGGAACGCATGGTGACGATGCTGGTGAAGGGCCTGCACACGCATCCTATCGAGAATGTGCTGGCGTTCAAAACGTCATTTTTCCTGGTGAACATCCTGGACGACCTGTGCAAGAAGGGCCATAAAAACGTGAACCAGATACAGGATATAATGAAGCAGCGGCTGGAGCCTTACGACTGGGACAACATCGGCTTCACACAGATGCTGGCCACACGCTCGCACTTCACGAATCGCATAGCCAAGTTCCACCCACCCAACGGCCTGGCCCGGGGCTTCGAACCTGGCACAATTGTCATAACCCACTTCGAGGCCGATAAGCCCTCCGACGAGCGCACAGAACACGACCTCCCGGAGCTGGTGTTGCAGCATGGAGACGGCAtgcttcagcagcagctcggCCGTGCAGACCCCATGGTGGACACACAGCTCGAAAACGAAGCGCCCGAGGAGATGGAGCAGCTCCAGGATGCCATTATTTTCAGCCTCACCAAGATCGGCGAGGCTGCCAGGAACCATAAACGCAATGGCGATCTGCAGTGGATAAGGAAAGCAGCCAAAAAGTTAACCAGTATTGCCAAGGAGCTCGATCTAGACTCATCATCTGACCTGCTTAAAGAGTAG
- the DBP5 gene encoding ATP-dependent RNA helicase DBP5 (Syntenic homolog of Saccharomyces cerevisiae YOR046C (DBP5); 1-intron) — protein MSGNAQKPDASEMLADLDLNKKTKETTLEAGSAESAPSAPAENQAKSDSNLINSEYEVKVRLADIQADPNSPLYSVKSFEELGLAPELLKGLYAMKFQKPSKIQERALPLLLHNPPRNMIAQSQSGTGKTAAFSLTMLSRVDVAVPATQAICLAPSRELARQTLEVIQEMGKFTKIASQLIVPDSYEKNKAINAHIIVGTPGTVLDLMRRKMIQLGKVKTFVLDEADNMLDKQGLGDQCIRVKKFLPKDTQLVLFSATFDDSVREYARRVVPNANSLELQRNEVNVSAIKQLFMDCNDERHKFTVLCDLYGLLTIGSSIIFVQTKQTANMLYTELKREGHQVSILHGDLQSADRDRLIGDFREGRSKVLITTNVLARGIDIPTVSMVVNYDLPMTANGQPDPSTYVHRIGRTGRFGRTGVAISFIHDKKSYETLAAIQSYFGDIQITKVPTDDMDEMEKIVKKVLK, from the exons ATGTCAG GAAATGCTCAGAAGCCCGATGCGTCCGAGATGCTAGCAGACTTGGATTTGAACAAGAAGACGAAGGAAACTACGCTCGAGGCGGGTTCCGCCGAGAGTGCGCCATCGGCGCCTGCGGAAAATCAGGCAAAGTCCGATTCGAACCTCATCAACTCAGAATACGAGGTCAAGGTGCGCTTGGCAGACATCCAGGCGGACCCAAACTCACCGCTATACAGTGTGAAGTCCTTTGAGGAGCTTGGGCTTGCACCGGAGTTGCTGAAGGGTCTTTACGCAATGAAGTTCCAGAAGCCGTCTAAAATTCAGGAACGCGCACTACCGCTGCTGTTGCACAACCCCCCCAGAAACATGATCGCGCAGTCCCAATCCGGGACGGGGAAGACCGCTGCCTTTTCGCTCACAATGCTGTCCCGCGTGGACGTTGCGGTTCCTGCCACGCAGGCCATCTGTCTGGCGCCGTCGCGCGAGCTCGCGCGCCAAACGCTGGAGGTGATCCAGGAGATGGGCAAGTTTACCAAGATTGCATCGCAGCTCATAGTCCCCGACTCATACGAGAAGAACAAGGCGATCAACGCCCACATTATCGTCGGCACCCCCGGCACGGTGCTCGACCTCATGCGCAGAAAGATGATCCAGCTGGGCAAGGTCAAGACGTTCGTTCTGGACGAGGCTGACAATATGCTTGACAAGCAGGGCCTGGGAGACCAGTGCATCCGGGTCAAGAAGTTCCTACCGAAGGACACCCAGCTGGTGCTGTTTTCCGCCACGTTCGACGACAGTGTCCGCGAGTACGCGCGCAGGGTGGTGCCCAACGCAAACTCGCTCGAGCTACAGAGAAACGAGGTCAACGTCAGCGCAATCAAGCAGCTCTTCATGGACTGCAACGACGAGCGCCACAAGTTCACCGTGCTCTGCGACCTGTACGGCTTGCTCACAATCGGGTCCTCGATCATTTTCGTCCAGACAAAGCAAACAGCAAACATGCTCTACACGGAGCTCAAGCGCGAGGGGCATCAGGTCTCCATCCTGCACGGCGATCTGCAGAGCGCCGACAGAGACCGCCTCATCGGCGACTTCCGTGAGGGCCGCTCGAAGGTGCTCATCACCACCAACGTCCTTGCGCGCGGCATCGACATCCCAACGGTCTCCATGGTCGTCAACTATGATCTGCCGATGACCGCAAACGGCCAGCCCGATCCATCTACCTATGTTCACCGGATTGGTCGGACCGGCCGCTTCGGCAGAACCGGCGTCGCAATCTCCTTCATCCACGACAAGAAGTCCTACGAGACGCTCGCCGCCATCCAGAGCTACTTCGGCGATATCCAGATCACCAAGGTGCCCACGGACGACATGGACGAGATGGAGAAGATAGTCAAGAAGGTGCTCAAGTAG
- the PMP3 gene encoding Pmp3p (Syntenic homolog of Saccharomyces cerevisiae YDR276C (PMP3); 1-intron) has protein sequence MNSTKVVNVIIAIFLPPVAVFLARGWGVECIVDLLLTIFFFFPGMLYALYIVLTS, from the exons ATGAACTCCACCAAGGTCGTCAACGTTATTATCG CCATTTTCTTGCCGCCAGTCGCCGTCTTCCTCGCGCGCGGCTGGGGGGTCGAGTGCATAGTCGACCTCCTCCTGACTATCTTTTTCTTCTTCCCGGGCATGCTGTACGCGCTCTACATCGTGCTCACCAGCTGA
- the TOM6 gene encoding Tom6p (Syntenic homolog of Saccharomyces cerevisiae YOR045W (TOM6)) encodes MNGAYGIPGAGASAPKKQSMFQQFRDSPAYPVVVNLALFGVGVAFVQSSLMDMMAPQL; translated from the coding sequence ATGAACGGCGCCTACGGTATCCCAGGCGCAGGCGCAAGCGCGCCCAAGAAGCAGTCGATGTTCCAGCAGTTCCGCGACTCGCCGGCGTACCCGGTGGTGGTGAACCTCGCGCTGTTCGGCGTGGGCGTGGCGTTCGTGCAGTCGTCGCTGATGGACATGATGGCGCCACAGCTCTGA
- a CDS encoding ACR081Cp (Syntenic homolog of Saccharomyces cerevisiae YOR044W (IRC23)), which translates to MDVSLHALTDCYWAVLAAAAVARQVCKVLAWLLLGPLVAVYAYDFCLYVLRLARSLVLRPRTRALCNPRWLRRRLTKDETAALVVTGVCIVTSDRD; encoded by the coding sequence ATGGACGTCTCACTACACGCGCTTACAGATTGCTACTGGGCTGTGCtggccgctgccgccgttGCGCGGCAGGTGTGCAAGGTGCTCGCGTGGCTGTTGCTGGGACCGCTGGTGGCGGTGTACGCGTACGACTTCTGCCTATATGTGCTGCGGCTGGCACGGTCGCTGGTGTTGCGCCCCCGAACCCGCGCGCTCTGCAATCCGCGCTGGCTCAGGCGGCGGTTGACGAAGGACGAGACGGCAGCGCTGGTCGTGACCGGGGTATGTATCGTGACGAGCGACAGGGACTAG
- the WHI2 gene encoding Whi2p (Syntenic homolog of Saccharomyces cerevisiae YOR043W (WHI2)) yields the protein MSQPQSIITQVSPEQQLGGSQLMTEQIEPDYYDENTLIHLNIQGRHYYITREQLMSLPESLLLCFFPSGVFMNREGQVITNLTPEDEVYIANFPPKCFESIMETYTTAQRDLENFPVGEFGRRAPHAGPKGFLGLTPSQSQPMSESQILHEKPAIIVLREDLDYYCVPSVSLALEDGSREGQDILLEQLMAQVKNAAGSHLCQQRSVFKGLYSSNRVRRPDAQHQPDQLGPAEQHLMDMLCASGFREHSDWGNRSQEPGKTVISSLSLCRLMNETVQEFRDQVAAARRRYDEDHVTPDAASAPPSRDQKRKSRLSTFTDNVRSRSSSRTRSSSRAPREPSLYDLVPRPEINTKLLLFWKKPARKCWWGLETITVDVQLNGHYDSESGTLVLSRNSPLCVLTIPVNLHIRRVWTLELSVVGMQ from the coding sequence ATGAGCCAGCCACAGAGCATCATCACGCAGGTGTCCCctgagcagcagctgggGGGCTCGCAGCTGATGACAGAGCAAATCGAACCTGACTACTACGACGAGAACACGCTCATACACTTGAACATCCAGGGCCGGCACTACTACATCACGCGGGAGCAGTTGATGTCGCTCCCCGAGTCATTGTTGCTCTGTTTTTTCCCGAGCGGCGTCTTCATGAACCGGGAAGGGCAGGTCATCACGAACTTGACGCCCGAGGACGAGGTGTACATCGCGAACTTCCCGCCCAAGTGCTTTGAGTCCATCATGGAGACGTACACGACGGCACAGCGGGACCTCGAGAACTTCCCCGTGGGCGAGTtcgggcggcgcgcgccgcacgcAGGCCCCAAGGGCTTCCTCGGGCTCACCCCCTCGCAGAGCCAGCCGATGTCGGAGTCCCAGATCTTGCACGAAAAGCCCGCCATCATCGTCTTGCGCGAGGACCTGGACTACTACTGCGTGCCCTCGGTCTCGCTGGCCCTGGAGGACGGCTCCCGCGAGGGCCAGGATATCCTCCTGGAACAATTGATGGCGCAAGTAAAGAATGCTGCAGGCAGCCACTTGTGTCAGCAACGCTCGGTTTTCAAGGGGCTCTACTCCTCGAACCGCGTGCGCCGCCCGGACGCGCAGCACCAGCCCGACCAGCTCGGCCCCGCCGAGCAGCATCTCATGGACATGTTGTGTGCCAGCGGCTTCCGCGAGCACTCCGACTGGGGCAACCGCTCCCAGGAGCCCGGCAAGACCGTCATCAGCTCGCTCTCGCTCTGCCGCCTCATGAACGAGACCGTGCAGGAGTTCCGCGACCAGGtggccgccgcgcgccgccgctaCGACGAGGACCACGTGACCCCGGACGCCGCGTCCGCTCCCCCGTCACGTGACCAGAAGCGCAAGTCGCGCCTCTCCACCTTCACGGACAACGtgcgctcgcgctcgtcctcgcgcacccgctcgtcctcgcgcgcgccgcgcgagCCCTCGCTCTACGACCTCGTGCCGCGCCCGGAGATAAACACGAAGCTCTTGTTGTTTTGGAAGAAGCCCGCGCGCAAGTGCTGGTGGGGCCTCGAGACTATCACCGTCGACGTCCAGCTGAACGGCCACTACGACAGCGAGTCAGGCACGCTCGTGCTCTCGCGCAACAGCCCTCTCTGCGTTCTCACTATTCCCGTCAATTTGCACATACGCAGGGTCTGGACCCTAGAGTTATCCGTAGTAGGCATGCAATAG
- the CUE5 gene encoding ubiquitin-binding protein CUE5 (Syntenic homolog of Saccharomyces cerevisiae YOR042W (CUE5) and YDR273W (DON1)), with translation MVVVENVPDTTLSKATDADGAKNSGRELQSASSASTKIEDGPKEAPAKPVLPSEDQGATTGSDGDAKASEDPAANSEARTGQKLQSQPSAEREQTLPKENSILSELKAAFPNVEEKIVKAVIIASQGILDPAFSALLFLSDPTFEEEAALPTQAAPAAQATVPISQLQQDEMLARQLDEQFNKKDLRAERAARERRIREREEEFQRKQQRLRSEYGGYGSEDDEDFIDVLNRGLQETSKKVGKWWDGIKKNFNEELDGPDARASAGPPRARQQRFNSFGARDDETYPTEQQLRGVSLHDEHDDEPAPRLPPRRTSTGPLPARPDGPNVERKRWQPLPPEPVSAPTKVTAGGRNHAQNKKRDPDQDDYLINSDDEL, from the coding sequence ATGGTTGTGGTCGAGAATGTGCCTGACACTACCCTCAGCAAGGCTACTGATGCTGATGGAGCGAAAAATAGCGGGCGAGAACTTCAAAGCGCCAGCTCGGCAAGTACCAAGATAGAAGATGGACCCAAGGAAGCGCCAGCGAAGCCTGTTTTGCCATCGGAAGACCAAGGTGCCACCACCGGAAGCGACGGTGATGCTAAAGCATCAGAAGACCCAGCAGCGAACAGCGAAGCTAGAACGGGGCAGAAGCTCCAAAGCCAGCCTTCGGCGGAGAGAGAGCAGACCCTTCCAAAGGAAAACTCAATTCTCAGCGAGCTCAAGGCAGCGTTCCCAAACGTGGAGGAGAAGATTGTCAAGGCTGTGATCATCGCATCGCAAGGTATACTAGACCCAGCGTTTAGTGCGCTGCTTTTCTTGTCTGACCCTACTTTTGAAGAGGAAGCCGCGCTGCCCACGCAGGCGGCGCCAGCCGCGCAAGCGACAGTGCCAATCAGCCAGTTGCAGCAGGACGAGATGCTAGCCCGGCAGCTGGACGAGCAGTTCAACAAAAAGGACTTGCGTGCGGAGCGCGCGGCCCGTGAAAGACGCATCAGAGAGCGCGAAGAGGAGTTCCAGCGGAAACAGCAACGGCTGCGCTCCGAATACGGCGGCTACGGCAGtgaggacgacgaggactTCATCGACGTTCTCAACCGCGGGCTGCAGGAAACGTCGAAGAAGGTCGGCAAGTGGTGGGACGGCATCAAAAAGAACTTCAacgaggagctggacgGCCCGGACGCCCGTGCCAGTGCGGGGCCCCCCCGCGCGCGCCAACAACGCTTCAACTCCTTCGGCGCCCGCGACGACGAGACGTACCCCACGGAGCAACAGCTCCGCGGCGTTTCGTTGCACGACGAGCACGACGACGAGCCTGCGCCCCGGCTGCCCCCCCGCCGCACCTCTACAGGCCCGCTCCCGGCCCGCCCCGACGGTCCAAACGTGGAGCGCAAGCGCTGGCAGCCGCTCCCCCCGGAGCCAGTCTCCGCCCCCACTAAGGTCACAGCCGGCGGCCGGAACCACGCCCAGAACAAAAAGCGCGACCCGGACCAGGACGATTACCTGATCAACAGTGACGACGAGCTATAG